The sequence TTAACACAGAGCCCTTCTGTGGATTTCAGCTGATAAATATTCATCAAAGCCACACAGGAGGAGCGCTGCACATGCAGGCATTTCACAGCTGAGTCCTCCTCTGAGGTCTGAACCGTTATGACGTGGAGTTacttttgtgtctttattttgaaagtgaaaaaaatcttttgaaagaaaaaaaaaacatgttaagaCTGAAAAAATGgtttcaaagtgaaaaaaaagtttcaaaagtgaaaaaaaggtCTGAAAGCAGGATTCTTTGGATTCTTCCTTCACTTTCAATGCtctttttccattcattcaaatcttTTCCCATTAATTAaattcttttcattcattctaatcttttttatctttttttctcatGGTATTTTACAAGCTATATTGTCGTATAAAATAAGCAAGAGTGTTTTGGCAAAGAACCCAGTCAATATTTTTGCTTTCTTGACTCAGCATTACATTCAGAGATCTTCACCGATGTGATCAAACTGTCATTCACCTGTCAGCTCCCCCTCACCACACCCCTCTCTTCTATACCTCACCCACACCAAAACGGAGccaaaaagaatgaatgaatgaaaaaagatctgaatgaataaaaaaaggatttaaatgaatgaataaaagatttgaatgaatgaaaaagagatttgaatgaatgaaaaaggacATTGTAAGTAAAAGGAgaagaattcattttttttacttttttcactttcaaaacttttttccctttcaaaataaagacacaaaaggAACTCTGTATTACTTAGATACAGCAAAATCAACCTACTACTGAACTTTAGTGCAGTACGGTGTAGTCACTTTATAACCAGGAGGGGCTTTTAACTTCATCGTCCAAATAATTCCACCTGACAAAACGTTTCGGAGTTTAAAGCTGTCAGCAGAATACTGACCTCACACAGTTTGTGCATACTGGTGTTTCCCTTCCACACGTGGGAGATCAGGAAGCCAATCACAATGAGGCACAGGACCAGCAGAGCGGCCATGACCAGGCCGAGGAGCGCCATGTCTCCGGCCCGGTAACCCACGTTTGAGGGAGACGGGACAGCCACCGCTGCAGAGGACAGATCATGGCAATCAGTTAAGAAAGTGTTAAAAGACGAATGGATAAAGTGTCTCTCTGACTGGAAATGATACCTGAATTAACAGAATCCACTGTGTTCCAACCAAACTACGTACATTCGATGTGCCGATCACGTATGTAAAACATGTCACCTTGTTctcaatgactggtcaatcccatCCCCCACTGTAACTGCATAGCTAACATTGCATCATATTACTCCCTGAGTAGGATTTTCCCTATGACCATTCTTTCAAATGTGGGAATATGAAATGCATCCTGGCATTTTAAATTAAGGATAAATATTTTGTACAAAACAATTTTCTACATGATGTAGTAGGAGTATGAGAGCCAGAGCCAGTACTTTATGTTGTACCTGCTGATCAATAGGTTGATTCAGTTTACTAACTTTAAATTAGTTTGGTGGGCAAAGTTacacatgtgaaaatgtcaggATGTCATATTGTGTTCTGGGTTTGATTGAGGAGACAATAGCAAATTAATAACTGGAAATTGGGTGCAGTAAAAAATGACCCACAATGCTGTGTGACATGACGTAATGGTGAAACTGagtcacagaaaacaacaaaattataCTGTCAGCCTCTCTGAATGCTGAATGTCTATGAGTAATGAATAATatgtaggggagagcagggcatgttgtcacacctTTTACTCATTGGTGCATTTTTCAGTAGTGCTTACTACTGAGATAcgatatatatttttctagctagattaaggtcttctctaaaaaatggcatttttacattttgaataatttactggaagaaaaagttattactgatgaaataccacttgacaacttgtgaccACTTACCCCatgtcagggcatgttgtcacacatgatgaggcatgttgtcacatagacaagtACACAGGGAACAGCAATGATCATCTACTGGGATGAAGGTGGATGGTCTTACCTGGTATGACTTGGACAGAGAGGGCTGCTGTGCCAGACTCCCCTGTGGAGGTGTCCACTGCTCTAAGCTGCATGCAAAGAGAAACAATTATATTCATAGAGCAGCTTAAAAAACTGCAAGCGGTGGCAATACATCTGACTGGACATGCAGTGTTTGtactgagctggaaggctgCAGTATGGGTATCAGTCACCTGAAGTGCAAAGGACTCGGTCTTCACAACCCTCTTCAGGATGACAAAGCCCTCTGAGGTCACGTTGACGTAGCTGCTGTACTGCACCTCGTACTTCACATCTGGATTcaaaccctgacacacacacacagaaactgatCAAAGGATTTTGTCTATTTAATCTCATGAACCATGTGTACACACCTGacatttaaagtgataatctgcaagGTTCTTgcttttcttgattttggcgacacctttggtgataagaGGTCATTGCGTTGGTGTTTTACACTCAATAAATAATAGGGAGCCGAAAGTGACGTCATTTCCATCAACCCTAGGGTTGGCTTTACTATATAGTGTAGGTTATTTCATATAAGCAAAAAGcatatggctttgattttgaaattgtagtaagcatcaacacatctcgcTTGGCTTAATTTggcaaaaatccattcagtattatttacatgaacgcCAAAATTAGTTATCGAACTACACTACCCGGCAGGCTTTTAGCTAgttggaatgttccatctcctgcaaagggaacaGGTTCCAGTAGCTACAGCTCCACAGGCTACTGTGAAGAAATGTACTATTACAAGCCTGAACTCAGACTTTAGCAAAGTCCCAAATTGCATCTCAACCTGCCATGTGTGACAGCGTGTGCTCCATAGTCAGGCGGATCACCCCTACTATCAACAGTTGGTACATTACGTTGTAGTTCTCCAAATTGACTAAGCTTATGTTAAGTAGTGTCTTGAAGGGTGAATCTTAACaccatttgttgctttgtttagttgcagaagACATACTGCTTTGCGGCCAACGGAAACAGAAAAAGGAACCCtcaacagcaaatgtaaaaacttccATGAACTGAGTATAGGTTGAATCGCTATTATACTGCTATACCACTACTATACTATCAATcgcaacatttatttataagaaaaagttgtggattattactttaagagcATTTTAAGTTCTAAAATGAATGTCATTAGAACAAGCAGAACAAGCTCGGATCTAGGACATAGGAGATAGCAGTCGGTCAGTAAGTGTTTTGAATCTTTGTTTCTGGGTTAGATTTGGACTTaggctgttgtcaggctttGTTGTGGCTGAGCACTTCCTGGTTTCACTCTCTGAGTTTCGATAGGTGGGTCAGCTGACGCGGGTCACGCCCTCTATCTGTTGCTTGTTGTGGAAATCTGAAAGGGGCGGGTTCAGCCCTGGTAAGGAGCTGTGACTGGGCACAGCTGTGGCATTTCCTGGTATTTAAACACGTAAGCTGCGCTGTAGCGTCAGCCCTTGTATGTCAATCCTTCTTGTGTGAAGACCTAATTGGGTAAAGACCTTCGAGTCTACCTGTGCGAGTCCACTGAGCAAGGACACAGATAAGCTACTCTTATTTACTCTCTTGGCCTGCCTTCTCACTCACCATGTGCTACCAATATATCCCTGTCATCCAGGGCAACCGGAAAAAACGCATCAGTCATAAAAGACAGCGCAATCCTGAGAACCACTACTCTCTCAGAAAAGCCTCAGCTACTTCCTCCGCTTTTTCCTTTGACTTATGGAATTGTCAGTCTGctgtaaataaaacagaatttatcCAAGCACTTGCAAACCTATCTGACATTCAGGTCCTAGCCCTGACCAAAACCTGGATCCGTCCAGAAAACACAGCCACACCAGCTGCGCTTTCAGCTGACTCTACTTTCTCCCACACACCTCGTTCCGTTGGGCGTGGAGGTGGCACGGGTGCCCTCATTTCCAAAGACTGGAAATTCACTAAGCTTGCTCCTCTAAGCAATAACTCATCCTTTGAATACCATGCAATCATGGTTAAACTATTTGTGGTTGTCATATATCGCCAGGGCTACTGGGGAACTTTGTAGTTGAACTGGACATGCTACTCTCAGCCATTCCTGAAGATGGCACCCCACTGATTGTCATGGGGGACATGAATATCCATCTTGACAAACCCCAAGCGGCTGACTTCCTTTCACTTCTGTCCTCATTTGACCTCAAACAGGTCTCCACCGCTCCCACACCCAAAGCGGGCAATACACTCTATCTAATTGTGACTCGAAACTGCTCCGCGGCAAATCTGACTGTCACCCCCTTACATCTGTCAGACCACTTCTTTATTCAATTCACGGTTTCCTTACTGGAACATCCTCACGTTCCGCCGCAAATGGTTTCCTTCAGACGAAACCTCTGGTCCCTCACACCGGCTCAGCTCTCCAATGAGGTCTCGGCTACCATGCCTCCTCATAATGAATTCTCCTCACTCCATGTCAATGAGGCTACAGACACACTCTGCTCCTCGCTAGCCGCCTCTCTAAACAATCTCTGCCCACTCTCATCCAAACCTGCTCGTAACACCCCCCCCTAGTCCATGGCTCACCGGTGTCATCAGAGAGCAATGGGCGGGGCTCAGAGCAGCCGAGAGAAAATGGCGCAAATCCAGAGATCCCACTGACTTCAGTGACTATCAGAATCTCCTATCTGCATTCTCCTCCCATCTAAAAAGTGCCAAGACCACTTATTATCAGGAGAAAATCAGCAGCGCCAAAGACGCTCGGaaattattttcagcttttaattcactcctcaaccctccaccacctccaccctcaactttgctcactgctgacctcttCACATCCTTCTTTACTGATAAGGTTTCTACCATCAGTAATCAGTTCTCTGAGCCTGACCAACTCAGTATGCTGCCGCCAGCTAACAGGgcctcactcctctcattttcccatctcACCGAGGAGCAAGACTCCAAACTTCTGCTTGACTCTCGTCCCACTACCTGTCCGTTGGACCCCATACCCTCCAACCTCCTGCAGGCCATTTCGCCCACACTTATCCCTGCAGTCACGCACATCATCAACTCCTCACTTACAACGGGTGTGTTCCCCACTGCTTTTAAGCAAGCCCGGGTTACCCCACTGCTAAAGAAACCTACACTCAATCCATCTCAGGTTGAAAATTACAGGCCGGTTtcactcctcaccttcctttccAAGACACTTGAGCGTACAGTCTTTAATCAagtctctgaattcctttctgagaacaacctgtatgatcctaaccagtctggcttcaaacgCGGACACTCTACCGAGACCGTgctcttgtctgtagtggaaacactgcgatcagctagagctgccggtcagtcctctgttctaatgttgcttgacctatcggctgcctttgacacggttaaccaccaaatcctcctctccacactcgctgagcttggcttctcaggatctgctctccgctggtttgagtcctacctctcagggagatcctttagagtttcttggagaggggaagtgtctaaatcccactgcttgtccacaggggtacctcaagggtcagtgcttggaccccttctcttttcaatatacaccacctcacttggtgcagtcatctgctcacatggcttctcataccattcatatgctgacgatacccagctcctcctatcgttcccgccagatgaccccacagtctcggcacggatatcggcatgcctcgccgatatctcggcatggacgaaggaacgccaccttcagcttaacctgtcaaagactgagctccttgtcatcccagccagtccctctgtacaacaacagatcagtatccagctcgaatcagctcagctcattcccgcaaagtctgccagaaacttgggtgtcatgattgatgaccaactaacctttaaggagcatgtggcttctgttgctcggtcatgccGATTTGCCCTGTAGAACAcagatcagaccctacctgtctgagcatgcagcacaactcctagtacaggcgcTGATAATATCACgtcttgactactgcaactccttactggcagggctcccggcatgtacgctcaaaactctgcagatgatccagaacgcgaCGGTGCGTTTGGTCTTCAACCGGCCCAAAACAGCACGTCACTCcactgttcatatccctccactggctcccagttgctgcccgcatcgagttcaagtccttgatgctcgcctacaaagcagcaaccaaaacgactcccacctacctgaactccctcattcaggtctacgttccctcccgcccactacgctctgccaaggaacagcgcctggtgctgccaccacaacaaggccctaagtctctagccagactcttcttctgtggttcctcggtggtggaacgagttaccaaactccattcgatccgcagagtccctctcaatctttaagaaaatgCTAAAgaccagctctttagtgaacaccttctcacctgatggactgcgtaatccaaaaaaaaaaaaaaaatctttatctgcctctatgcactctatgcactgcctcgtagcacctacAACTTAgttttatggcacttactcttgttgttctctctcgactagatccttgcttgtgttgtattaaaatctcatatctatgtcgctttggataaaagcgtctgccaaatgggaaattgtaattgtaattgtaaatgaaatattcaGGCACCAATTTCAACTTTAAAACCACAGAAACACGACTCACGCTGGCGAAGTCCTCGTCCCGGGCCCGGACCCTGAAGGGCCTGTTGGAGCTGCGGTCTCTGAGGATCATGCTCTCTGGGATGGAGTTGCTGTAGATAAATCCCTCGTAGCGCTCCTTCTCGAAGCGAGGAGGGTTCCTGCTCTTCTTCATCACCTCGATGGTGACCAGCGTCACTGCAAACTGATCCCTGTTGGTCACCTGCGACGCCTGAGGGCCGACGGCcggggaggaaggaaaggagactTCAGCAAGAAAATATTCTAAATAATCCCCAGAAAGTCTATTGCAATCATTAGCTttatttgtttctattttctgtttcagtgCAGAACAGCATGATGCACAGACTAGTTTGGTACCAGAACAGTGAGGGTTATTGGTCCGGCAATATCAGCAGCTTTAGCCATGGTGATGTTTCCTGTGTCTTCATCAATCTGGAATATGCTGCCCTCATTCCCTggataagcaaaaaaaaaaaaatcttgttcatacacatacaatacatCAGTATATCAATACATCAGTAAGGCTTTCTTCCTTTATACAGTACATTCCCTCAGCTCATGACAGACACATTCATGAAGGCTCGATCAATAGCCTGTTAATTGCACttgcaatatacagtacatgcttcTAATTTGTATGTTACATGGTTACAAAGGAAATTaaatccaaaatgagaaatgaaaattTTATTAAAGTATTTAAGTTGTCCTTAGATAAATaatttactgtatatgaaaTCTTAATTTGAGTCATATTTCCATTTAAAGATTGGTAGAAAAGCATTGGACCAAACTTTGTACAAAGAAGAGATGACTTATTTGAATGGCGACATATTTGGATGTTAATGGTTTTTAAtgtgcatttctttatttgggACAAATTCTTAAATTTTTGAATTTTATTctgaagttttattttgaaagtttttctTTTGGCTTTTATCTTCCTGACATGTTAAGTCTAAAATGAAGCAAAAATGAAGAagcaaatacatttatattcacAGTGAGTAGTTTGTTTTCACTGATTTTAACAAAGTAACAAAGCCAGTGGTGAATGTGCTGTACTGTATTTCTGCACTGGTGGAAAATGAACACATGGGAGGCCGGTGTGTTCTTCATTTCAGTCAAACCTCTCAGTATCCTGTAGCTGATCTGCTCGCTCCTGTTCTTGTCTCCGTCCTTGGCGAACAGCGGACCGGGCTCCAATGTTAGTGGCCCGTCCTGCGGATTAAAATCATGATGCATTAAACCTACAAACctcatttgtattcatttgaACAGCCATTCCTCACGGGCAAAACTATAACAGCCAGCGTCTGATGAGCTCTCATGAATTTTCACTGCTAACAACTTCTCTGCTTTATCATCACACACAGCATCCTATTAGCAGCTTAAGAGAAAATTTCCATCTGCCAAGTGACTGAATATATCATCAACTTTAGATACTGACAGATGCAGCCTGCCTTGAAACTGATACAGTAGTATGGAAaaagattagtgccagcagagattgcaTTTGAATTGCATAAATTTGAATATGTCATGCTAATGTTGAATCGCTGATTTATAAAAATGAAGttgttaaataaatgaatttgaGAACTGAATTGgtaaggcacaatttgaaatgcaatggcttgaaattgaattattATTGAACTTAACTTTTAACTGTAATTTCACAGTTttctcaattcaaattcagttttctctgtTCAGACTGAGCTCTCTGAGATAAACATCCAGGGATTTAGGAAAATCAAACAAGCAAAAGTTCAATCCAACAACATTTGTGAGCAGAATGTTTAGACGAGTTCCTGATGGAAATAGCAAGTGCAGAAACAAGATGAAGACAAAACTTCAACTAGCTAGAATTTTCCAGTGTTATTGGATTGaatattttgtttgatttacCTAAATCCCTGGATGTTTGTTTCAAAGAGCTCAGTCTGAATTGAGAAAACCGAATTTAAACTGAGAAAACTGCACTTGAATTTAGAGGTAAAAGTTATGGTAAcgctttacattaagtgttcattaactatgcatttactaacatgaattaaacatgaataacagcattaacaaagattaattaatgttaaatgcacatgaacaactgcatcaATCAAttttgttatacatgtttgttgattatgttaactaatgtgtttactaacatgaattaagcatgaacagtgacattaagaaagatgagttcatattaaatgcacaataaacaactgcattaagtaatgttgttatacatgtttgttaatgcttCATGTATTACTGAAACATATCCTGGCATtaaccagaggtggaaagtaactaagtacatttactcaagtactgtactgtacatttttttgAGGTACTGACACTTTatttgagtatttccattttgtgagactttatacgtttcctccactacatttcagagggaaatcttgtactttttcctccactacatttatctgacggctgcaGTTACTAGTTAAtctgcagaataaggttttacatgcaaaacatacaaagctcataaaatatgttgcattgttagagttcaaactccccaacagtatatagagcagttagaccgacaacattaaaatacttcttacaggttaatgcttcaataatgtAACACTCTGAAAAGGGCCGTTCTtgagaatgagtacttttacttttgatacttcagtacattttactgctaatacttctatacttttacttaagtaaacttttgaatgcagaacttttacttttaattcagtatttttccattatggttttgctacttttactttagTAAAttatttgagtactttttccatcACTCTTCATTAACTAAATTGAGTAAGTCACAGCAAGAATTACCTAACATGAACAGTGTATTATTGATGTAATTTGGTACTTACTCAAACTTACACAAATTTATGCAATCCAAATACAGTCTCTGCAGGCACTAAACAGTTTCCATACCGAAGCTTTAGGACTGATGAGGATGTAATTTGGGAGACTCACCTCCTTCTCAGTCAGGTTGACCTTCCCCCTGTATCCTGTGCTGACACACAGCTTGGCAATGCCTAAGTTGGCCCTCATGCAGGGCTGGAACCACGGCGGCCGGTTATCAACGTCCCTCACCTGCACCGTGATGGTGGCCACCGAGGTGAAGAAGGGCTTGTCGGAGGAAGAACCGTTGAACGTGTCCTGCAATATGTGACAcgttacataataataataatgataaactttatttatacagcacttttcaaaagtcaataaaacatcatagagagagataaaggacttaaaaatagaaaagaacacCATCTAAAAGAGAGAACACAATGAAATggaatacaataaaaaataaaaagaaatcaaataagATAgaataaaacaagttaaaataaaCACTAAGAGAAGGCCTGTACATAAAAgtaggttttaagaagtgatgaTACCGGTGAAACATGGGTCAAAGAGAGTCATCCCCTTCCTGGATGTTGTGGTGaatgttgaattttttttttttattgtacctGTACATGTAAAACCAGAGAGATCTTCTGTATAACATCGTAGTCCATGATGCTTTGAACCAGTATCCTTGGAGTATTGATGTTCTCCAGGCGGAAATACTTGTCCTGGTATAAAAAAGCCTTTGTCAAAGCCTGAAGTCATGATTTGGTTTTACAGTTGATTTTCTATCCTCTTTTATATCTTTTccttatattattatatttatgttatcatttttttgttattttattctgttttactgctctaGTTTACTtgctttgtgaagcactttgtaacactgttaagaaaggtgctatgcaaataaagtttattattattattattattatacactcAATGAAAGAGACAAAGGCAATTGTTAATTTCTTCAGATAGACTTCTCTCACTTCAGCATCAATTCTTTACATCATTTTATATTCATATCAGTTTTCTTACATCAGCACATTTTGTATTTGAAGTATTCATGGATTACTTCAAATCATTCTTGATGTATTATGCATTCTCAGTTTGAAAAACCAATATGATAACtgtttatgtttctgttttctgaaaGAATACAAACAATGAGCACTATCCTagttaaatacagtatatatagtcaCTGTAATACAATCATCATATCACTACAATAGATTTGGTCTTACCGTGGCAGACTCTAAGCGATAGTACAAAACCTCTGAATCAATATCTGTAGCTTCTATTAGTCCAACAGTGGAGTTAACTGGAGTGAGCTGTGGAGACAAAATTCAGAGTCAGCATAATATTGACACTGAAACAGGTTGTAAATATATGGATtatagaaaatataaatgttcCTAGAAAACCAGGATGTCTCACCTCATTCACTTCTAGAACATAGTGGTTTTGTGAAAAGTTTGGAGGATTATCGTTCACATTTTCAACAGAAACCTCCACAGACACGTTCACCttgaagagagaaaaacaaatccaacagttttacgacaaagtAAATGATAACTTATTCTAGACAATCATTAGTTATTTTAATGAGCGGAGAAAGAAGTCACACATAAATTAAGAGAAATATTATGTTGACCTTTGACAATGAGCTCCAAAATAGCATGGGCCAGCTGTTTACAATCCATTTGGTCGACTCATTAGCAtgttatcttttattttttttcttaatgagtgattctgtgtgtgatgtgagtgtGCTGCTCACAGATCTGGAGCCGGCTCTGCTGCATTGGACCCGAACCACCAGAGCTTCACTGGGCAAAGACTAACAAACACATATCGCACATATCAGCAATAATATCAGCATTTATATAaagttttaaaaagtgaaaCTTTATTAATAACACCATCCataaatccatccttttttccaTTCAGTTTCAGACTAATTCCAAGAAACGCATCAtaactggacttggtcctgattggctctctCACTAAAGAATtcctgaaatccgtccaatcaggccagtttgcagcatttgaactggaaagcctccactcagcaggtttacttcatttgaattagaggagctgctgctgtcgaccaatcagggtccagtattgtgaggacctagtcttcacattcattcaataaataacCTTTCAACTgaactacatttatttacaaaacatcatggagaacattattcttatgcTGAGTcaaagtatatttgaaaacaaatcatgaaaactgaatcaAATTGGACCAGTAAAAAAGCAACTACAATAAAAAATgcaacctttgacctctgaatGAAGAATGGAAGAACCTTCTTTCAATATCAGAGACAAGTAGGCAGTATTAATGTTCACATCAACATGCAGTTGATAATGTACAAGTGATGGGGATTACCTCATAGTCCAAGCCTTTCTTTACCATCAGCTCATTCCCCTTTAAGTAGAAGAAATCCTCAGGATTTCCTACAACAGTCAACGTTACATCGCTGCCAGCGCTGACTTTTGCAACCAGGAGGTCAGCGGTGTTGTTTTCTGGTATGGACACCGGGCCGGGAGAAACTGTGCAGACTAACAGAGGGAAGAGTCATGAAAATCAGACTGTGTACGAACAATAACAGTCAACAATGGCAGCAAGGCTAGCATGGCAGTGTCAGGGCCTAAAGGGATCCTGATCTAAGATTTCTATGAAATAAAGATCTGCAGAGAGATCTACAGCACATGCAGATTTAAAGCCAAAGCTGATTAATTGGGAATGTTGAAAAGTTTGTTTAGGTAAAGTACACTGCGACAAGATTTTTGCGATCCAGAAAGACTTATGACACCTATTGCAAACCTAATCTAATTTTAGCCCTTATCCTACACGAAACccaatcctaattctaatcttaacacTAAACACAAGCCCTaaacctaaactaaccttaattTTCGGCAGTACATGCCTACTCTTAAGCCTTACCCTAAACTAAACCCAATCCTTATTCTAATCTTGATACTAAACACAAGCCCTACATAGCCCTACATACCTAATCTTAACATTAGCCTAAACTCAAGCCTAGACCAAATATCAAGACCAAATATCAAATACAAGAACactcacgcatacacacacacacacacacacacacacacacacactaatcagaGTAAGCCTCATCAACATACACAGCCTCTTCCTGATGACGCCGTCAGCAGAGAGCAGACCTGTACTTACGTCTCTGAGCTGAACAAAC is a genomic window of Centroberyx gerrardi isolate f3 chromosome 1, fCenGer3.hap1.cur.20231027, whole genome shotgun sequence containing:
- the cdhr5a gene encoding cadherin-related family member 5 — translated: MELKSKSKPVNFLLGCVVAVCFCTVCSAQRLCTVSPGPVSIPENNTADLLVAKVSAGSDVTLTVVGNPEDFFYLKGNELMVKKGLDYESLPSEALVVRVQCSRAGSRSVNVSVEVSVENVNDNPPNFSQNHYVLEVNELTPVNSTVGLIEATDIDSEVLYYRLESATDKYFRLENINTPRILVQSIMDYDVIQKISLVLHVQDTFNGSSSDKPFFTSVATITVQVRDVDNRPPWFQPCMRANLGIAKLCVSTGYRGKVNLTEKEDGPLTLEPGPLFAKDGDKNRSEQISYRILRGNEGSIFQIDEDTGNITMAKAADIAGPITLTVLASQVTNRDQFAVTLVTIEVMKKSRNPPRFEKERYEGFIYSNSIPESMILRDRSSNRPFRVRARDEDFASGLNPDVKYEVQYSSYVNVTSEGFVILKRVVKTESFALQLRAVDTSTGESGTAALSVQVIPAVAVPSPSNVGYRAGDMALLGLVMAALLVLCLIVIGFLISHVWKGNTSMHKLCECLGPCLRSDRPRPRPRDSMQYTNDGFQNEGDPSRGGARRWSNAVPRRSTVPQARGRVIPLERRSRHCSSCGVYTNHVPRGSPSAGRGGRGGDEYSTRSILNKQRRREGQKTVWFKESEDSSDIEVEIIPDTVGRVEEETEEELEGEMEMEGVVRDPAAPQREADGGQEDQSTEPNEDQGCGNADSEKEKEGKQEQDSSEQ